Proteins from one Oscillatoria nigro-viridis PCC 7112 genomic window:
- a CDS encoding thermonuclease family protein — translation MATRIPNLQITKVVDGDSIKISLNGKTEALRLICVDTEESHSGGSKPVTAAGKAASEMAKKYFGTADGGLAQIDIEFDTDDSVEVALQKHRDNYGRLLCYVHKDGENYNLKLIEEGWSPYFVKYGRSRLYHRQMTEAESAAKAYNLMIWNPIINAKVPSRNYANLLPWWSMRGSIVEEFRLSEATAGALSLRLHYPKILAASEKAKSITIFCDLQAGITKWIGGSALIYAGSVYHKLDLWIPNAETDERAPLKRLIEKRYAGLGRGYVYVSGKVEQYKGRPQIVLKDIKQLSDFPPQK, via the coding sequence ATGGCAACCAGAATTCCGAACCTGCAAATAACTAAAGTAGTTGATGGCGACAGCATCAAAATTTCTCTCAACGGCAAAACCGAGGCTCTGCGCCTGATTTGCGTCGATACCGAAGAAAGTCATTCGGGAGGTTCCAAACCTGTAACGGCAGCGGGGAAAGCAGCTTCGGAAATGGCTAAAAAATACTTCGGCACAGCAGATGGCGGACTTGCTCAAATTGACATAGAATTTGATACAGACGATTCGGTTGAAGTGGCTCTACAAAAACACCGCGACAACTACGGGCGTCTCCTCTGTTACGTACATAAAGACGGAGAAAATTACAATCTTAAACTGATTGAAGAAGGCTGGAGTCCTTACTTCGTCAAATACGGGCGCTCCAGATTGTATCACCGACAAATGACTGAGGCAGAATCGGCGGCAAAAGCTTACAATCTGATGATTTGGAATCCGATTATCAATGCCAAAGTCCCCTCTCGCAACTATGCTAATTTACTGCCTTGGTGGTCGATGCGAGGCTCGATTGTTGAAGAGTTTCGGTTGTCGGAAGCAACGGCAGGAGCGCTTTCTTTGAGGTTGCACTACCCGAAAATATTAGCGGCTTCTGAGAAAGCTAAATCTATTACTATTTTCTGCGATTTGCAGGCGGGAATTACTAAATGGATCGGCGGAAGCGCTCTAATTTATGCTGGTTCGGTGTATCATAAATTAGATTTGTGGATACCAAATGCTGAAACTGATGAAAGAGCTCCCTTGAAGCGGCTAATCGAGAAGCGTTATGCGGGTCTGGGACGGGGATATGTGTATGTCAGTGGGAAGGTAGAACAATACAAAGGGAGGCCTCAAATAGTTTTGAAGGATATCAAACAACTTTCAGACTTTCCCCCACAAAAGTGA
- a CDS encoding acyl carrier protein phosphodiesterase — MNYLAHLFLSKGTPESLIGNLLGDFVKGSAVNLYSEEIRKGIDLHRKVDSYTDSHAIVRSSKSLVCADRRRFAGVLIDVFYDHFLAKNWLEYSEIPLRDFSQNVYKILQDNRDILPDSLQRLLPTIIARDLLSSYQEIAEIGITLTRMSARLKRTNNLASGIEDLTANYQRLESDFRDFFPDLIKYATVDKY; from the coding sequence ATGAATTATTTGGCTCATCTATTCTTATCAAAAGGCACGCCAGAATCCCTGATTGGCAACCTCTTAGGAGATTTTGTCAAAGGTTCTGCCGTCAACCTTTATTCCGAGGAAATTAGAAAGGGCATCGATTTGCACCGCAAAGTAGATAGTTACACGGACTCTCACGCAATAGTGCGATCGAGTAAAAGCCTTGTTTGCGCCGATAGACGCAGGTTTGCTGGAGTTTTGATAGACGTGTTTTACGACCACTTCTTGGCTAAAAATTGGCTGGAATATTCAGAAATTCCGCTCCGGGATTTTTCTCAGAATGTCTATAAAATATTGCAAGACAACCGCGATATATTACCTGACTCTCTCCAGCGTTTGCTGCCCACAATAATTGCCCGCGACTTGCTTTCATCTTATCAGGAAATTGCCGAAATCGGCATCACTCTTACAAGAATGTCGGCGCGACTCAAACGGACAAATAACTTGGCAAGCGGCATAGAAGATTTGACAGCTAACTATCAGCGATTAGAATCAGATTTTCGAGATTTTTTCCCCGATTTGATAAAATACGCCACAGTTGACAAATATTAA
- a CDS encoding helix-turn-helix domain-containing protein, whose protein sequence is MAQLAPKSLTLSECERQELEKLLNRRSTPQQIALRTKIILLADTGKNNRDLGRELSITRFMARRWRHRWLELSERKLPVIERLQDDWRCGAPAKFSMEQVVELFALACCEPEDCGRPISHWTARELAEEMVKQGRVESISPRHVGRLLEEAQIKPYSESLLVDSPP, encoded by the coding sequence ATGGCACAATTAGCTCCAAAATCATTAACCCTAAGTGAGTGTGAGCGTCAAGAGTTAGAAAAGCTGCTCAATCGCCGTAGCACGCCACAACAAATAGCACTGCGAACAAAAATAATTCTGCTGGCAGACACAGGGAAGAATAACCGTGATCTTGGACGGGAATTGAGCATCACTCGATTCATGGCTCGTAGATGGCGGCATCGATGGTTAGAGTTAAGTGAGCGAAAATTACCAGTTATTGAACGCTTGCAAGACGATTGGCGCTGTGGTGCGCCAGCCAAATTTAGTATGGAGCAAGTTGTAGAATTATTTGCTCTTGCCTGTTGTGAGCCAGAAGATTGCGGACGACCGATCAGTCATTGGACGGCAAGGGAATTAGCAGAAGAGATGGTTAAACAAGGTAGGGTCGAAAGTATATCTCCACGTCATGTAGGACGGTTATTAGAAGAAGCCCAAATTAAGCCTTACTCAGAGTCGCTACTGGTTGACTCCCCCCCCTAG
- a CDS encoding XisI protein, whose translation MDTLANFRNTIKTVLEPYKKIPYYHGDIICKAVFDEKSDCYLLVNLGWDKAKRIHGCLVHIDIIDDKIWVQRDETEYGMTKELVAAGISKDSIVLGFHPADVRPHTGYAVV comes from the coding sequence ATGGATACTTTAGCTAACTTTAGAAACACGATTAAAACAGTTCTCGAACCTTACAAAAAAATTCCTTACTATCATGGCGATATAATTTGTAAAGCCGTGTTTGATGAAAAATCTGATTGTTACCTGCTAGTTAATTTAGGCTGGGATAAAGCCAAACGAATTCACGGCTGTTTGGTTCATATAGATATTATTGATGATAAGATTTGGGTACAGCGAGATGAGACAGAATACGGCATGACGAAAGAACTTGTAGCTGCTGGAATTTCCAAGGATTCCATTGTTTTAGGTTTTCATCCTGCAGATGTCAGACCCCATACAGGTTATGCAGTTGTGTAG
- a CDS encoding transposase gives MTPLSEVGQVETGTVFEQTISITPRGEYLEKIRRVVLHLHKPTRDGESEIAILTSLPTEVVSAVQVTELYRKRWNIETLFQILEHNFACEIPSLGHPKAALSRSA, from the coding sequence TTGACTCCTTTGAGCGAAGTTGGTCAAGTCGAGACAGGCACTGTTTTTGAACAAACAATTAGTATCACCCCTAGAGGAGAATATTTAGAAAAAATACGACGAGTAGTCCTGCATCTTCATAAACCTACTCGTGACGGCGAGTCGGAAATTGCTATTCTTACTAGCCTACCAACGGAAGTGGTCAGTGCAGTTCAAGTAACCGAATTGTATAGAAAACGTTGGAATATTGAAACTTTGTTCCAAATCCTAGAGCATAATTTTGCCTGCGAAATACCCAGTTTAGGTCATCCCAAAGCTGCTTTAAGTAGGTCGGCATAA
- a CDS encoding class II glutamine amidotransferase gives MCQLLGMNCNVPTDICFSFEGFSARGGKTDVHQDGWGIAFFEGLGCRLFIDSKPAIASPVAEVVRRYPIHSTNVIAHIRKATQGEIALENCHPFIRELWGRYWVFAHNGNLENFDPECTGVYKPVGKTDSEKAFCLILEKLRSTFPQSKPALAEIYPVLEEITKSLAEHGIFNYLLSDGEHLFTHCSTNLHYIVRQAPFASAHSIDEDVTVDFRELTNEGDRVAVIATFPLTDNEVWTQIQPGELLVFQDGLPLSSGLLELS, from the coding sequence ATGTGCCAATTACTGGGAATGAACTGCAATGTTCCGACAGATATTTGCTTTTCTTTTGAGGGTTTTTCTGCAAGGGGGGGCAAAACTGACGTTCATCAAGACGGTTGGGGAATTGCTTTCTTTGAAGGTTTGGGATGTCGCCTTTTTATAGACTCTAAACCTGCGATTGCTTCTCCGGTTGCAGAAGTAGTGCGTCGCTATCCCATTCATTCAACTAACGTCATTGCTCACATCCGCAAAGCTACGCAAGGCGAAATTGCTCTGGAAAACTGCCACCCTTTTATTCGGGAACTTTGGGGACGTTATTGGGTGTTTGCTCACAACGGAAATCTCGAAAATTTTGATCCAGAATGTACCGGAGTTTACAAACCGGTTGGCAAAACTGACAGCGAAAAAGCATTCTGTTTGATATTAGAAAAGCTGCGCTCTACTTTTCCTCAAAGTAAGCCTGCTTTAGCAGAAATTTACCCGGTACTGGAGGAAATTACTAAAAGTTTGGCAGAACACGGAATTTTTAATTATTTACTTTCCGATGGAGAACACTTGTTCACCCACTGTTCTACTAATCTGCATTATATTGTGCGACAAGCACCTTTTGCTAGCGCTCACTCGATCGACGAAGATGTAACAGTCGATTTTCGGGAATTGACCAACGAGGGCGATCGCGTGGCTGTTATTGCCACTTTTCCTCTGACAGATAACGAAGTTTGGACGCAAATTCAGCCGGGAGAATTGCTGGTATTTCAGGATGGTTTGCCGCTCTCTTCTGGGCTGCTGGAGTTAAGTTAA
- the uca gene encoding urea carboxylase: MFNKVLIANRGEIACRIIRTLDRLGIASVAVYSEADARASHVFAASEAVCIGAAAAAESYLRFDRILEVARQTKAQAIHPGYGFLSENAEFAEACASENIAFIGPTPSQLRCFGLKHTAREIAAANQVPLTPGSELLASLEDAQKAAGAIGYPVMLKSTAGGGGIGLQACFGDRDLAEAFEKVQRLSKSNFKQSGVFLEKYIQTARHIEVQIFGDGKGNVIALGERDCSVQRRNQKVIEETPAPAISDEQRNQLYGAAVRLGKAVNYQSAGTVEFVFDVDAKQFYFLEVNTRLQVEHGVTEAVNNIDLVEWMVKQASGDLFPLEEYRYRPQGHSIEVRIYAEDAGKNFQPSSGLLNQVAFPENVRCDSWIESGTEVTPFYDPLLAKVIVCGDNRTQAIAQLKAALDASEIAGIETNLDYLRQILDDSRFSRGELSTRFLNSFEYAPLTIDVLDGGTYSSIQDYPGRIGYWDVGVPPSGPMDHLAFRSANRLVGNPESTAGLEFTATGPTLRFNADTVISLTGATMKGTLNGESVPFWTAIPVKAGSILKLKAIQGGGYRTYLAVKHGLNVPDYLGSKSTFVLGKFGGHAGRTLRPGDVLKLHQTATLEAELSLPPELIPTYSNNWEIGVLYGPHGAPDFFTESDMEMFFSTEWQVHYNSTRTGIRLIGPKPTWARQDGGEAGLHPSNIHDNAYAIGTIDFTGDMPVILGLDGPSLGGFVCPATIVQSELWKIGQLKPGDSIRFHCLSFAEALQRELAQNRQIATFCLPVFGENAEKLPAVSASPILHEIPEFPGQVAVTYRQAGDKYILVEYGPLVLDLNLRFRAHALMAQLKANPLPGVIELVPGMRSLQIHFEGRQISQQQLMQALIAAEAELPAIEDLEVPARIVHLPLSWEDESTLLAIEKYMQSVRSDAPWCPRNIEFIRRINGLDSIEQVREIVFNASYLVMGLGDVYLGAPVATPLDPRHRLVTTKYNPARTWTPENAVGIGGAYLCVYGMEGPGGYQFVGRTVQMWNRFKQTADFQSGKPWLLRFFDQIRFYPVSHEELHRCREAFIEGKFKLKVEEITFNLREYNEFLHSIAGSAAEFKAQQQAAFNAERDRWAASGEFEAESAAESSADVASDTAAEVTLPIGCEAVVAHVSANVWQVLVNVGDAVAEGDRLLILEAMKMEIAITADGAGTVAQLFCEKGKTVTAGQILAAVQPN, from the coding sequence ATGTTTAACAAAGTTTTGATTGCAAATCGCGGTGAAATTGCCTGCCGAATTATCCGCACCCTCGATCGCCTCGGAATTGCTTCGGTAGCAGTATATTCTGAAGCCGACGCCCGCGCCTCGCACGTTTTTGCCGCCAGCGAAGCCGTTTGTATCGGTGCAGCCGCCGCAGCCGAGAGTTATTTGCGGTTCGATCGCATTCTCGAAGTTGCGCGCCAAACAAAAGCTCAAGCTATCCATCCGGGTTACGGATTTTTGAGCGAAAATGCTGAATTTGCCGAAGCTTGTGCAAGCGAAAATATTGCATTTATCGGCCCGACTCCGAGTCAGTTGCGCTGCTTTGGATTGAAGCACACCGCGCGGGAAATAGCCGCTGCAAATCAAGTGCCGCTAACTCCCGGAAGCGAACTTTTAGCAAGTTTAGAGGATGCCCAAAAAGCGGCTGGGGCGATCGGCTATCCGGTGATGCTCAAAAGTACCGCAGGCGGCGGCGGCATCGGTTTGCAGGCTTGTTTTGGCGATCGAGATTTGGCAGAAGCCTTTGAAAAAGTACAGCGTTTGAGTAAAAGCAATTTTAAACAAAGCGGCGTTTTTTTAGAGAAATACATTCAAACAGCCAGACACATAGAAGTCCAAATCTTTGGAGATGGCAAAGGAAATGTCATAGCCTTGGGCGAGCGAGATTGTTCGGTGCAGCGCCGCAATCAAAAAGTAATAGAAGAGACCCCCGCCCCTGCTATTAGCGACGAACAGCGAAATCAGTTGTACGGTGCAGCCGTGCGGTTGGGAAAAGCGGTAAATTACCAGTCAGCGGGTACTGTTGAATTTGTATTTGATGTCGATGCAAAACAGTTTTATTTTTTGGAAGTCAACACGCGCTTGCAAGTCGAGCACGGCGTTACTGAAGCTGTCAACAACATCGACCTCGTTGAGTGGATGGTAAAACAGGCTTCGGGAGATTTGTTCCCCCTGGAAGAGTACCGCTATCGGCCGCAGGGACACTCAATTGAGGTGCGAATTTATGCGGAAGATGCCGGCAAGAATTTTCAGCCGAGTTCCGGGTTGCTGAATCAAGTTGCGTTTCCCGAAAACGTCCGCTGCGACAGTTGGATAGAAAGCGGCACGGAGGTTACTCCTTTTTACGATCCGCTGCTAGCCAAAGTAATCGTTTGCGGGGATAATCGAACCCAGGCGATCGCTCAACTAAAAGCTGCTTTAGATGCCAGTGAAATAGCGGGAATTGAAACTAATTTAGATTACCTGCGCCAGATTTTGGACGATTCCCGATTCAGCCGGGGCGAACTGAGCACGCGCTTTTTAAACTCTTTTGAATACGCCCCTTTAACGATCGATGTATTGGATGGGGGAACCTACAGCAGCATTCAAGATTATCCGGGGCGGATTGGCTATTGGGATGTTGGCGTGCCACCTTCTGGGCCGATGGATCATCTGGCATTTCGATCGGCAAATCGTTTAGTAGGAAATCCTGAATCGACAGCAGGATTGGAATTCACAGCGACAGGCCCAACTCTGCGCTTTAATGCCGATACAGTTATTAGTTTAACCGGTGCAACTATGAAGGGAACGCTAAACGGCGAATCGGTGCCGTTTTGGACGGCAATTCCCGTTAAAGCTGGCAGCATTCTCAAGTTAAAAGCCATTCAAGGCGGCGGCTACCGCACTTATTTAGCAGTCAAACACGGCTTGAATGTCCCCGATTATTTGGGCAGCAAATCAACTTTTGTACTGGGCAAATTTGGCGGACACGCCGGCCGCACGCTGCGTCCGGGAGATGTGCTTAAACTGCATCAAACTGCAACTCTGGAAGCGGAATTATCTTTGCCTCCCGAACTAATTCCCACCTACAGCAATAATTGGGAAATTGGTGTTTTGTACGGGCCTCACGGCGCGCCGGATTTCTTTACTGAGTCAGACATGGAAATGTTTTTCTCCACAGAATGGCAGGTGCATTACAACTCGACGCGGACGGGCATTCGGCTGATCGGCCCGAAACCGACTTGGGCGCGTCAAGACGGAGGAGAAGCGGGTTTGCACCCGTCTAACATTCACGATAATGCTTACGCGATCGGCACGATCGACTTTACGGGCGATATGCCGGTAATTCTCGGTCTTGACGGCCCGAGTTTGGGAGGTTTTGTGTGTCCTGCTACTATTGTGCAGTCGGAATTGTGGAAAATCGGGCAACTGAAACCGGGGGACAGCATTCGCTTTCACTGTTTGAGTTTTGCTGAAGCTTTGCAGCGGGAATTAGCACAAAATAGGCAAATTGCTACTTTTTGCTTGCCTGTTTTTGGGGAAAATGCGGAGAAATTGCCCGCAGTTTCCGCTTCTCCAATTTTGCACGAAATTCCTGAATTTCCGGGACAGGTTGCTGTTACTTACCGTCAAGCTGGGGATAAATATATTCTAGTTGAATACGGCCCGTTGGTGCTGGATTTAAATTTGCGTTTTCGGGCGCACGCATTGATGGCACAGTTGAAAGCAAATCCGTTGCCCGGTGTGATCGAATTAGTGCCGGGAATGCGATCGCTCCAAATTCACTTTGAGGGCCGCCAGATTTCGCAACAGCAGCTAATGCAGGCGCTGATTGCGGCGGAGGCGGAACTTCCGGCGATCGAGGATTTGGAAGTGCCGGCGCGAATTGTGCACTTGCCTTTATCTTGGGAAGATGAATCGACGCTGTTGGCCATTGAAAAATATATGCAGTCTGTGCGATCGGATGCACCTTGGTGTCCCAGAAATATTGAGTTTATTCGCCGCATAAACGGGCTTGACAGCATCGAACAAGTCAGAGAAATTGTATTTAATGCTAGCTATTTAGTAATGGGTTTGGGAGACGTTTATTTAGGCGCGCCCGTCGCAACTCCCCTCGATCCGCGCCACCGTTTGGTTACTACTAAATACAATCCCGCCCGCACTTGGACTCCTGAAAATGCAGTTGGCATTGGGGGCGCGTATTTGTGCGTTTACGGGATGGAAGGGCCGGGAGGTTATCAATTTGTCGGCCGCACAGTGCAAATGTGGAATCGGTTCAAACAAACGGCGGATTTCCAGTCTGGTAAACCTTGGCTTTTGCGCTTTTTTGACCAAATCCGATTTTATCCGGTTTCTCATGAGGAATTGCACCGCTGCCGGGAAGCATTTATCGAAGGGAAGTTTAAATTAAAGGTTGAGGAAATCACTTTTAATTTGAGAGAATACAATGAGTTTTTGCATTCTATTGCGGGCAGTGCGGCTGAGTTTAAAGCGCAGCAGCAGGCCGCATTTAATGCAGAGCGCGATCGCTGGGCCGCATCCGGGGAATTTGAAGCTGAATCTGCCGCAGAATCCTCGGCGGATGTGGCTTCTGACACGGCGGCGGAGGTTACTTTGCCGATCGGCTGTGAGGCAGTTGTCGCTCACGTTTCGGCCAATGTTTGGCAGGTGCTGGTTAATGTGGGAGATGCGGTTGCTGAGGGCGATCGCCTGTTAATTTTGGAAGCGATGAAAATGGAAATTGCTATTACTGCTGATGGTGCGGGCACTGTCGCTCAGTTGTTTTGTGAAAAGGGAAAAACAGTGACAGCCGGACAAATTCTAGCGGCTGTTCAACCGAATTAA
- a CDS encoding transposase has translation METHELNKTLPKTYLLCSLCDPDTKKWHLIMDCLNTHQSESLVRLVVELEGLEIDLGVKGKSGILQSMQTRAAFLSDPTHRIVFHYTPKHSSWLNQIEIWFSILVRKLLRRGTFTSTNELKNRILDFIDYFNRTMAKPFKWTYKGKVLAV, from the coding sequence GTGGAGACTCACGAACTGAACAAGACTTTGCCCAAAACCTATCTGCTCTGCTCGCTTTGCGACCCTGATACCAAAAAGTGGCATTTAATTATGGATTGCCTCAATACTCATCAGTCTGAATCTTTGGTTCGCCTTGTAGTTGAATTGGAAGGATTAGAAATTGATTTGGGTGTTAAGGGTAAAAGTGGCATCCTTCAATCAATGCAAACACGAGCAGCCTTTTTAAGTGACCCAACGCATCGAATTGTTTTCCATTACACGCCCAAACACTCATCTTGGCTTAATCAAATTGAAATATGGTTTAGTATCCTTGTCCGTAAGCTGCTCAGACGGGGAACTTTCACGAGTACCAATGAACTAAAAAACCGGATATTAGATTTCATCGACTACTTTAATCGAACTATGGCAAAGCCATTCAAGTGGACTTATAAGGGTAAAGTATTAGCGGTTTAG
- the bla gene encoding class A beta-lactamase, subclass A2 — translation MIPAIKKAWLYTFCLFLLTLGCTSVNSSNREDTPNNETSAPSGIAISNAERTNELRDRIEQISQAALGRVGVTATVLETGESVTLNGDGQFPMQSVYKFPIAMAVLDRVDRGKLKLDQKIRVEASDVLQGSRILDEKSQGMEFSLSELLKYMVSESDNTSCDVLLKLLGEPKVVTEYLRGLGVNDIVVAQTEKELAQDTAAKYRNYATPDAAVALLRAFHEGKGLSKSSQALLLQLMTETTTGPKRIKGLLPDGTVVAHKTGTSSTVNGMTAATNDIGLVTLPNGRHLAISVFVSDSRANDAVREEVIAKVAKAAWDEWSK, via the coding sequence ATGATTCCAGCGATTAAAAAAGCTTGGCTTTACACGTTTTGCTTGTTTTTACTGACTCTTGGTTGCACGAGCGTTAACTCCAGCAATAGAGAAGATACTCCCAACAACGAGACAAGTGCACCGAGCGGTATCGCAATATCCAACGCCGAACGCACAAACGAATTACGCGATCGGATCGAACAAATTTCTCAGGCGGCTCTAGGGCGCGTTGGAGTTACAGCCACAGTGCTAGAAACCGGAGAGTCAGTCACTCTGAATGGAGATGGGCAATTTCCGATGCAAAGCGTTTACAAGTTTCCTATTGCAATGGCTGTTCTGGATCGAGTAGACCGAGGAAAACTGAAGCTAGACCAGAAAATTCGTGTAGAAGCCAGCGATGTCCTCCAGGGTAGTCGGATTCTCGACGAAAAATCGCAGGGAATGGAGTTCAGTCTGTCTGAACTATTAAAGTACATGGTTTCTGAAAGTGACAATACGTCTTGTGATGTGCTCTTAAAACTCCTCGGCGAACCAAAGGTTGTCACTGAGTATTTGCGCGGTCTTGGCGTAAACGATATCGTTGTTGCTCAGACGGAGAAGGAGCTGGCGCAAGACACAGCAGCGAAGTACCGCAACTATGCGACACCTGATGCCGCCGTCGCTTTGCTGCGCGCCTTTCACGAGGGAAAAGGGCTTTCAAAATCCAGTCAAGCTTTATTGCTGCAATTGATGACAGAGACAACTACAGGCCCAAAGCGCATTAAAGGACTGTTGCCTGATGGGACGGTTGTGGCCCACAAAACGGGTACTTCGTCTACTGTAAATGGAATGACGGCTGCAACCAACGATATTGGACTCGTGACGCTCCCCAATGGACGGCATCTGGCGATCTCTGTTTTTGTTTCAGACTCTAGAGCAAACGATGCGGTACGCGAGGAAGTCATCGCAAAAGTGGCGAAAGCAGCATGGGACGAATGGAGCAAATAG
- a CDS encoding helix-turn-helix domain-containing protein → MPKLTPKTLNLSDDERTQLQKLSDRHNTPQQIALRARIILMASDNQNHREIARSLDINRQMARLWRNRWLETDGKD, encoded by the coding sequence GTGCCTAAGTTAACTCCTAAAACATTAAATTTAAGCGATGACGAGCGGACTCAACTTCAAAAGTTGAGCGACAGACACAACACGCCGCAACAGATAGCCTTACGAGCGAGAATAATTCTCATGGCATCTGATAACCAAAACCATCGTGAAATTGCCCGAAGTTTAGATATCAATAGGCAAATGGCTCGTTTATGGCGAAATCGATGGCTGGAGACCGACGGCAAGGACTGA
- a CDS encoding transposase, whose protein sequence is MEDITGLYMSAIERHLQGERTISIDEMTGIQATERLQKDLPMRPGKVARREFEYIRHGTQSLIASFDVATGQIIEPTCGDTRTEVDFALHIRRTIETDPDAQKWHLIMDCLNTHQSESLVRLVAETEGLDIDLGIKGKSGILKSMKSRTTFLNDPAHRIVFHYTPKHSSWLNQIEIWFSILVRQLLRRASFVSTDDLKNRILNFIDYFNHTMAKPFKWTYKGKVLAI, encoded by the coding sequence GTGGAAGATATTACTGGTTTATACATGAGTGCGATTGAGCGTCATCTTCAGGGGGAACGCACAATATCCATTGATGAGATGACAGGTATTCAAGCGACTGAGCGCTTACAAAAAGACTTGCCAATGCGACCAGGCAAAGTCGCAAGAAGGGAATTTGAGTACATTCGTCACGGCACACAAAGCTTAATTGCTAGCTTCGATGTTGCCACGGGTCAAATTATCGAGCCGACTTGTGGAGATACCAGAACAGAAGTTGATTTTGCCCTTCATATTCGTCGCACAATTGAAACTGACCCTGATGCCCAAAAATGGCATTTGATTATGGACTGCCTGAACACTCATCAGTCTGAGTCCCTGGTTCGTTTGGTTGCAGAAACAGAAGGTTTGGATATTGACTTGGGTATTAAGGGGAAAAGTGGCATCCTTAAATCAATGAAATCTCGCACTACTTTTTTGAATGACCCCGCACACCGAATTGTTTTCCATTACACACCGAAACATTCTTCATGGCTCAATCAAATTGAGATTTGGTTCAGTATTTTGGTTCGCCAGTTACTAAGAAGAGCAAGTTTCGTCAGTACCGATGATTTGAAAAATCGAATCCTGAATTTTATCGACTACTTTAATCACACAATGGCTAAACCTTTTAAGTGGACATATAAGGGCAAAGTTTTGGCTATTTAA
- a CDS encoding FAD-dependent monooxygenase — protein MASVSKVIIIGGGIGGLTLARACLDVGIAVELYEKRGLDVMLSGPGGIFIQRNALRVYKLLQSGQIYQRFYQQGGKILKGGFFDQKAEPLYINAPQFIGEDDLGVCLLRPELQQILWEALPEGTVRTGAAFEKFEDTGNGIRVFFSDGRTAEGDILVGADGLYSKVRAKLNGRERLEEPVYSGTCCWRGYFDGSGLPLDPQYSWAEFWGQGTRFGYFDVGGGRFAFYAFNNTPAGGNDDALGGSLNALRSLFKGYADPVPAIIEALDREKIYRDDIVDRPPLGTQWGQGRVTLIGDAAHPVQPSIGQGGCMAVEDSFELAKLLCTSQAGGDTVPYLLRQFEASRAQRVTRVFNSSRQIGKLGQADTAIGCLLRNGIYKLTPTWLADLQFKWLFDYQPQWNQTRTNHSA, from the coding sequence ATGGCTTCAGTATCAAAGGTAATTATCATCGGGGGTGGAATTGGCGGTCTGACCCTAGCCCGTGCCTGTCTCGATGTGGGCATTGCAGTTGAACTATACGAGAAGCGCGGTCTGGATGTTATGCTTTCCGGGCCCGGAGGCATATTCATCCAACGCAATGCTTTGCGCGTCTACAAGCTTTTGCAATCAGGGCAGATTTACCAGCGTTTCTACCAGCAGGGAGGCAAGATCCTCAAAGGTGGGTTTTTTGACCAAAAAGCGGAACCCCTCTACATTAACGCTCCTCAATTCATAGGCGAAGATGACTTGGGTGTGTGCCTCCTGCGACCTGAACTTCAGCAGATTTTATGGGAAGCCTTGCCAGAGGGAACTGTGCGGACTGGCGCTGCCTTTGAGAAATTTGAGGACACGGGCAACGGCATTCGGGTCTTTTTCTCTGATGGTCGCACTGCTGAGGGTGACATCTTAGTAGGCGCAGATGGTCTTTACTCCAAGGTACGGGCTAAGCTCAATGGTAGGGAGCGGTTAGAGGAGCCTGTTTACAGTGGGACTTGCTGCTGGAGAGGCTACTTTGATGGCTCTGGCTTACCACTAGATCCACAATACAGTTGGGCAGAATTCTGGGGTCAGGGCACTCGTTTTGGCTACTTCGATGTCGGTGGCGGTCGGTTTGCTTTCTATGCTTTCAACAATACCCCAGCGGGCGGTAATGACGATGCACTGGGCGGTTCCTTGAATGCCTTGCGCTCGCTGTTTAAAGGCTATGCTGACCCAGTACCCGCTATCATCGAGGCTCTCGATCGGGAGAAAATTTACCGAGATGATATTGTCGATCGGCCACCGCTGGGAACCCAATGGGGGCAAGGGCGAGTTACCTTAATCGGGGATGCCGCCCACCCAGTTCAACCGAGTATCGGTCAAGGGGGCTGTATGGCGGTGGAAGACTCTTTTGAACTAGCGAAACTCCTATGTACTAGCCAAGCTGGTGGCGATACTGTTCCTTACCTATTGCGGCAGTTTGAAGCCAGCCGCGCTCAGCGAGTTACTCGCGTATTCAATAGTTCCAGACAAATAGGCAAATTGGGGCAGGCGGATACGGCGATCGGATGTTTGTTGCGGAACGGCATTTACAAGCTCACTCCTACTTGGTTGGCTGACTTGCAGTTCAAATGGTTGTTTGATTACCAACCTCAATGGAATCAGACCCGTACAAATCATTCCGCATAA